A region from the uncultured Holophaga sp. genome encodes:
- a CDS encoding CapA family protein: MRHFASFLLLGLSLVAGGPSTLKGTPETDWNGALSVYARRIHPPEQSPAVDWQGRISSLLKEEPGDLVVTAVGDLILNAPISGHRDPAHRQLYRLLQEADLCYGNLECSLNDHPEELGTFYNFRADRKLGWELAALGFNLLGMANNHTFDFGGKGLQDCLDTLEQCRITHAGAGMTLEAAEEPGIQSVQGQKQKVALLSLMRFWSQRFRSRNAAGPSVATLNPATILVASGSRVEAVEGVQEEDILAMEDRILQAKRRGHLVVVALHNHDVSHNRAFGIQEVTPANDEIMFRRAIEAGADMVLGSGPHVLRGLELHQGRPILYSLGNFIYQYRTPERIPVDLTHQRDPEMPRQANVSVWDRRDSPEVMEAVVARLVLNQGKLRRLQLIPVAIADEGPDFGVPSLVSDARARVILDRMKRLSEPLGTRFEDHGWYLETRLP, encoded by the coding sequence ATGCGTCACTTCGCCTCCTTCCTCCTTCTCGGGCTATCCCTGGTCGCAGGAGGTCCCTCCACCCTGAAGGGGACTCCAGAGACGGACTGGAACGGCGCCCTCTCGGTCTATGCACGGAGAATCCATCCCCCGGAGCAGAGCCCCGCGGTGGACTGGCAGGGTCGGATCTCGAGCCTCCTGAAGGAGGAGCCCGGGGACTTGGTGGTCACGGCCGTGGGCGACCTCATCCTGAACGCCCCCATCAGTGGCCACCGGGACCCGGCGCATCGCCAGCTCTACCGGCTCCTCCAGGAGGCGGACCTCTGCTACGGCAACCTGGAGTGCTCCCTCAACGACCACCCGGAGGAGCTGGGCACCTTCTACAACTTCCGGGCAGACCGGAAACTGGGCTGGGAGCTGGCCGCCCTGGGCTTCAACCTCCTGGGGATGGCCAACAACCACACCTTCGACTTCGGGGGCAAGGGCCTCCAGGACTGCCTGGACACCCTGGAGCAGTGCCGGATCACCCATGCCGGAGCCGGAATGACCCTGGAGGCTGCGGAGGAGCCGGGGATCCAGAGTGTGCAGGGTCAGAAGCAGAAGGTGGCCCTGCTCTCGCTCATGCGCTTCTGGTCCCAGCGTTTCAGAAGCCGCAATGCAGCCGGCCCCTCCGTGGCCACCCTGAACCCCGCCACCATCCTGGTGGCCTCGGGCAGCCGGGTGGAGGCCGTGGAAGGGGTCCAGGAGGAGGACATCCTGGCCATGGAGGACCGCATCCTCCAGGCCAAGCGCAGAGGGCACCTGGTCGTCGTGGCCCTCCACAACCATGACGTCAGCCACAACCGCGCATTCGGCATCCAGGAAGTGACCCCAGCCAACGACGAGATCATGTTCCGGCGCGCCATCGAGGCCGGCGCCGACATGGTTCTGGGCAGCGGCCCCCATGTCCTGCGGGGCCTGGAGCTCCACCAGGGGCGGCCCATCCTCTACAGCCTGGGCAACTTCATCTACCAGTACCGCACCCCGGAACGCATCCCGGTGGACCTCACCCACCAGCGGGATCCTGAGATGCCCCGCCAGGCCAATGTCTCAGTCTGGGACCGCCGGGACTCCCCGGAGGTCATGGAGGCGGTGGTGGCTCGCCTTGTCCTCAACCAGGGGAAGCTGCGCAGGCTCCAACTCATCCCCGTGGCCATCGCTGACGAGGGGCCGGACTTCGGCGTCCCGTCCCTGGTTTCCGATGCCCGGGCCCGGGTGATCCTGGACCGGATGAAGCGTCTGTCGGAACCCCTTGGCACCCGCTTTGAAGACCATGGCTGGTACCTGGAAACCCGCCTGCCATGA
- a CDS encoding helix-turn-helix transcriptional regulator, whose product MERISYEVSLHPIAALFVSSGLPRGACRGLLAGLPVTEELLFTDGTTVHWDHFTEILDRLEVALGGPQGMESTAYFLVKNSPGLNLMASSFMTLRHLFLDMAPRISRSLYPPIGTQVVDLGKGRILARHIIPAPLRASRAVMTGTVGIYRAYPWLLGQPDAQVEAELSDRELRAVITLPEGGRIVDHLECFFRRFRSASEEAQGQPSDVNARVIMDGLRNWRAYLEQHFEACTDPEEAERAAALLIRDNFMGRLLELKFLERDWSCRPVLPGEGLSSDAPVRVVPLKGAGRVLGTLCIEGQIHEGDPAFADFLSELGRCLVRLLPRRGTSTLPDGIRELLTAREREILRHLLQGLSNKEIASLVGTSPKTVEHQVGAILSKGGFSSRATLLAAVFQGGSGLQH is encoded by the coding sequence ATGGAGAGGATCAGCTATGAGGTCTCGCTGCACCCCATCGCCGCTCTGTTCGTTTCCAGTGGGCTCCCCCGGGGGGCCTGCCGTGGGCTTCTGGCGGGTCTCCCGGTCACAGAGGAGCTGCTCTTCACAGACGGCACCACGGTGCATTGGGATCACTTCACTGAGATCCTGGATCGACTGGAAGTGGCCCTCGGCGGGCCCCAGGGCATGGAATCCACAGCCTATTTCCTGGTGAAGAACTCCCCCGGCCTGAACCTCATGGCCAGTTCCTTCATGACCCTTCGCCACCTGTTCCTGGACATGGCTCCCAGAATCTCCAGGTCCCTCTATCCCCCCATCGGTACCCAGGTGGTCGACCTGGGGAAGGGGCGGATCCTGGCCCGGCACATCATTCCCGCTCCACTGCGGGCCAGCCGGGCGGTCATGACGGGGACCGTGGGCATCTACCGCGCCTACCCCTGGCTTCTGGGGCAGCCCGATGCCCAGGTGGAGGCTGAGCTCAGTGACCGGGAACTCAGGGCGGTCATCACCCTTCCCGAGGGAGGGCGGATCGTTGACCACCTGGAGTGCTTTTTCCGGCGCTTCCGGTCTGCGTCCGAGGAGGCTCAGGGTCAGCCCTCTGATGTCAATGCCAGGGTCATCATGGATGGCCTTCGCAACTGGAGGGCCTATCTGGAGCAGCACTTCGAGGCTTGCACCGATCCGGAGGAGGCAGAGCGTGCCGCCGCCCTCCTGATCCGGGACAACTTCATGGGCCGTCTCCTGGAACTCAAATTCCTGGAGAGGGATTGGAGCTGTCGTCCTGTGCTGCCTGGGGAAGGGTTGTCCTCGGACGCTCCGGTCCGGGTGGTCCCCTTGAAAGGGGCGGGGCGAGTCCTGGGGACCCTATGCATCGAGGGGCAGATCCACGAAGGGGATCCCGCCTTCGCCGACTTCCTGTCGGAGCTGGGGCGCTGCCTTGTCAGGCTTCTGCCGAGGCGTGGCACCTCGACTCTTCCCGATGGGATCCGAGAGTTGTTGACCGCCCGGGAGCGGGAGATCCTGAGGCACCTGTTGCAGGGGCTCAGCAACAAGGAGATCGCCTCCCTGGTGGGCACCAGCCCCAAGACCGTGGAACACCAAGTGGGCGCCATCCTGTCGAAGGGCGGCTTCTCGAGCCGGGCGACGCTTCTGGCTGCCGTCTTCCAGGGCGGGAGTGGTCTGCAGCACTGA
- a CDS encoding metalloregulator ArsR/SmtB family transcription factor → MTGDLKALVACLKAAGHPLRLRVLGLAADAEYCVCQLAEILRQPQSSVSEAVRELRGTGLLQERKSGRWVFISVPPPAEAPALLPSLLVALEALPEIQEDRTRGLEIRKLALPLACTANGVDRG, encoded by the coding sequence ATGACCGGGGATCTCAAAGCACTGGTGGCATGCCTGAAGGCGGCGGGACACCCCCTGCGTCTGCGGGTTTTGGGCCTCGCGGCGGATGCCGAGTACTGCGTCTGCCAGCTGGCGGAGATCCTCCGGCAGCCCCAATCCTCGGTCTCGGAAGCGGTGCGCGAACTCCGGGGCACCGGCCTGTTGCAGGAGCGGAAATCCGGTCGCTGGGTCTTCATCTCCGTTCCACCCCCAGCCGAGGCGCCTGCCTTGCTCCCCTCACTCCTGGTGGCCCTGGAGGCCCTGCCCGAGATCCAGGAGGACCGGACCCGGGGCCTCGAGATCCGAAAACTGGCCCTGCCCCTGGCCTGCACCGCAAACGGGGTGGACCGTGGCTGA
- a CDS encoding ISL3 family transposase — translation MPMNELMAQMGGWEGYKAGLIGVYEAGRKGPRAEVWIELLGNERPRRCSGCGHHVDRIHDATQRWVRDLPIFEYEVHLLVWRFRLDCPRCGPKVESLNWLEPRARVTNRLAESVARMCKVLPIKQVAEHFHLHWDTVKAIDKAHLDRELGPPELRGAETLLMDEFALRKGHRYATVVLDAARKRVLWVGQGRGRADIRPFFELLGKRGCAQIKAVGMDMSAAFELEVRKHCPKAEIVYDLFHVVQRYGHEVIDRVRVDEANRLRGDKSARKVVKSAKWLLLRNPRNLEGEARVRLKELLDANQALMTAYVLKDDLKELWRYRREGWARRAWNDWLERAKSSNLAPLVRFAQNLAARLDGILSHCRWPLHTSLLEGINNRIKVIKRMAYGFRDDAYFFLKIRAAFPGVP, via the coding sequence CTGCCTATGAACGAGCTTATGGCCCAGATGGGCGGGTGGGAAGGATACAAGGCCGGATTGATCGGCGTGTACGAGGCCGGACGAAAGGGGCCTCGTGCCGAGGTATGGATTGAACTCCTTGGTAATGAACGACCTCGACGATGCAGCGGCTGTGGCCATCATGTGGATCGAATCCACGATGCGACCCAGCGCTGGGTAAGGGACCTCCCGATCTTTGAATACGAAGTCCACCTGCTGGTCTGGCGGTTTCGACTGGACTGTCCGAGGTGTGGACCCAAGGTGGAGTCCCTGAACTGGCTGGAGCCCCGAGCCCGGGTCACCAATCGGCTGGCCGAATCGGTGGCCAGGATGTGCAAAGTCCTGCCCATCAAGCAGGTTGCCGAGCATTTTCACCTGCACTGGGACACCGTCAAGGCCATCGACAAAGCCCACCTGGACCGGGAACTGGGGCCCCCAGAACTGCGGGGAGCCGAAACACTGCTCATGGATGAGTTCGCCCTTCGCAAAGGACACCGATATGCCACGGTGGTGCTGGATGCCGCCAGAAAGCGGGTCCTCTGGGTAGGGCAAGGGCGAGGCCGTGCAGACATCCGCCCTTTCTTTGAACTGCTTGGGAAGAGGGGCTGCGCCCAAATCAAGGCGGTAGGTATGGATATGTCCGCAGCCTTCGAGCTGGAGGTCCGGAAGCACTGCCCCAAAGCGGAGATCGTCTATGACCTCTTCCATGTGGTGCAACGCTATGGCCACGAGGTGATTGATCGGGTCCGGGTTGACGAGGCCAACCGGTTGAGGGGAGACAAGTCGGCCCGCAAGGTGGTGAAGAGCGCCAAGTGGCTGCTGCTAAGGAACCCCAGGAATCTGGAGGGTGAGGCCAGGGTGCGCCTCAAGGAGTTGCTGGACGCCAATCAGGCTCTGATGACGGCCTATGTGCTCAAGGACGACCTCAAGGAACTCTGGCGCTACCGACGCGAGGGCTGGGCTCGCCGGGCCTGGAATGATTGGTTGGAACGCGCCAAGTCAAGCAACCTGGCGCCATTGGTCCGGTTCGCCCAGAATCTCGCGGCACGGCTCGATGGCATCCTCTCCCACTGCCGATGGCCGCTCCATACCAGCCTTCTAGAGGGGATCAACAACCGCATCAAGGTCATCAAGCGCATGGCCTATGGCTTCCGCGACGACGCCTACTTCTTTCTCAAGATCAGAGCTGCCTTCCCCGGTGTTCCGTGA
- a CDS encoding thioredoxin family protein: MLIEVFGSGCAKCENVVKNAREAIARSGGEHEVVKIQDFAAIASRGILGTPALAIDGKLKVQGRVATSDEILGFLQA; encoded by the coding sequence ATGCTCATCGAAGTCTTCGGCTCCGGCTGTGCCAAGTGCGAGAACGTCGTCAAAAACGCCAGGGAGGCCATCGCCCGATCGGGCGGTGAGCACGAGGTCGTCAAGATCCAGGACTTCGCCGCCATCGCCTCCCGGGGGATCCTGGGCACCCCAGCCCTGGCCATCGACGGAAAGCTCAAGGTCCAGGGGCGGGTGGCCACCTCAGACGAGATCCTGGGTTTCCTTCAGGCGTGA
- a CDS encoding energy transducer TonB, with product MAYTRLGNYLLARELSSDPLGGIHRGLTLSGNSVDQNYLIRVFSDELKAAGIEQHAEDMQWTIGTLNGARGLGNGYVSSPGALAWDYLPGRTLAQVLDKTRQEQIPLGIDHALSVIQGVCQALLQMHARGVHHGMLNPSSIWISFEGATQIVDGPATPAVTGLLERCPKLSAALRPYQPQRPLSPFHADLFALGAIFYELITLEPCPSGEGLQAALASATLKAAQEEAPVPAEIREFLGHLLLGPSFESAEELTASLERVLYDGDYSPTTFNMAFFMHTLFREENEQDQLSMKEDRSADFSAFLPTTANALAAPAPSGGSGSGKWVVTGVVAVLIVLGLFGFNTWQNHQKNAELETKLKALEAASEAAAKADAAKRDALARQESLEKKLREEKRADEQAQLQQQLEETRKQLLKAEQDRKAAQELRSRIANTKAPVQSRAPVEQTPARVQNAAPARYPEAALHSDGSSLERSVTLKVYVDSMGRPQKTLVVSGVPGNYGFDESATAAALASTYQAATHDGKSVPGWVTRTYSFPARPRQTVSSDCQMISQAPIRVSSSARKYLDRERTVTVKIYVDSMGRAQKVLVANGIPGSGIDEAVRDSALSSSYRPAERDGQKVAGWLTKTYVIPRQ from the coding sequence ATGGCCTATACCCGCCTAGGTAACTACCTGCTAGCCAGGGAGCTTTCCTCGGATCCCCTGGGGGGGATCCACAGAGGCCTCACCCTGTCCGGGAACTCCGTCGATCAGAATTATCTCATCAGGGTCTTCTCTGATGAGCTGAAGGCCGCTGGCATAGAGCAGCACGCCGAGGACATGCAGTGGACCATCGGCACGCTCAACGGAGCCCGTGGTCTGGGCAACGGGTACGTCTCCTCTCCGGGAGCCCTGGCATGGGACTACCTCCCCGGGCGCACCCTGGCCCAGGTACTCGACAAGACCCGGCAGGAGCAGATCCCCCTCGGCATCGACCATGCGCTCTCGGTCATCCAGGGCGTCTGCCAGGCGCTCCTCCAGATGCATGCCAGGGGCGTCCACCACGGCATGCTGAACCCGAGCAGCATCTGGATCAGCTTTGAGGGGGCCACCCAGATCGTGGACGGCCCGGCCACCCCTGCCGTCACCGGCCTGCTGGAACGCTGCCCTAAGCTCTCCGCCGCCCTGCGCCCCTACCAGCCCCAGCGTCCCCTCAGCCCCTTCCATGCTGATCTCTTCGCCCTGGGCGCCATCTTCTACGAGCTCATCACCCTGGAGCCCTGTCCCTCCGGCGAGGGGCTCCAGGCGGCTCTGGCCTCCGCCACCCTGAAGGCCGCCCAGGAGGAGGCCCCCGTCCCCGCGGAGATCCGGGAGTTCCTGGGACACCTGCTGCTCGGGCCATCCTTCGAGAGTGCCGAGGAGCTCACGGCCTCCCTGGAACGGGTGCTCTACGACGGGGACTACAGCCCCACCACCTTCAACATGGCCTTTTTCATGCACACCCTCTTCCGGGAGGAGAACGAGCAGGACCAGCTCTCCATGAAGGAGGACCGCAGCGCCGACTTCTCGGCCTTCCTGCCCACGACGGCCAATGCCCTGGCTGCCCCCGCCCCCTCCGGTGGCTCCGGCTCCGGGAAGTGGGTGGTGACCGGCGTTGTCGCGGTTCTCATCGTCCTTGGACTCTTCGGCTTCAACACCTGGCAGAACCACCAGAAGAACGCTGAGCTGGAGACCAAGCTCAAGGCGCTGGAGGCCGCCAGCGAGGCTGCCGCCAAGGCTGATGCCGCGAAACGGGATGCCCTGGCTCGCCAGGAGTCACTGGAGAAGAAGCTGCGCGAGGAAAAGCGGGCCGATGAGCAGGCCCAGCTGCAACAGCAGCTGGAGGAGACCCGCAAGCAGCTCCTCAAGGCGGAGCAGGACCGCAAAGCGGCCCAGGAACTCCGGAGCCGGATCGCCAACACCAAGGCACCCGTCCAATCCAGAGCCCCCGTGGAACAGACCCCGGCAAGGGTGCAGAACGCCGCGCCCGCCCGCTATCCGGAAGCCGCCCTCCACAGCGATGGAAGCAGCCTGGAGCGATCCGTCACCCTGAAGGTCTACGTTGACAGCATGGGGCGTCCCCAGAAGACCCTGGTGGTGAGCGGCGTCCCAGGCAACTATGGATTCGACGAGTCCGCCACCGCCGCCGCCCTGGCCTCCACCTACCAGGCAGCCACTCACGATGGCAAGTCGGTACCCGGTTGGGTGACCCGGACCTACAGCTTCCCCGCCCGCCCCCGCCAGACAGTCTCCAGCGACTGCCAGATGATCTCCCAGGCTCCCATCCGTGTGAGTTCCTCCGCCCGGAAGTACCTGGACCGGGAGCGCACGGTGACGGTCAAGATCTACGTGGACTCCATGGGTCGCGCCCAGAAGGTCCTCGTGGCCAACGGCATTCCCGGTTCCGGCATCGACGAGGCTGTGCGAGACTCCGCGCTCTCCTCCTCCTACCGTCCGGCAGAGCGGGACGGGCAGAAGGTCGCCGGGTGGCTGACCAAGACCTACGTCATTCCCAGGCAGTAG
- a CDS encoding permease, which yields MAEGRFTLPKRFWILGALPLWGVLYALSHPFAQWVAFRALGLQPGTRLGESVAFFAYDLPKVTLLLTLVVFVVTFLQTYVRPERVRSLLAGRRSGVGQALASLLGVITPFCSCSAVPLFIGFLRAGVPLGVTFSFLVAAPMVNEVALGMLLAMFGWKIALLYAGTGLLVAFVSGLVLGRLRMEHHLEGWVREIAQTPLGESGAEERPSFDTRLFQALQGVRDIVGKVWPYILAGIAVGALIHGFVPEGFMASLLGRRNWYSVPLAVLVGVPLYANAASILPVVEALMGKGAALGSTLAFMMAVIGLSLPESMILRKVMRPRLIATFLGVVALGILVVGYLFNAIL from the coding sequence GTGGCTGAAGGCCGGTTCACTCTCCCTAAGCGTTTCTGGATCCTGGGCGCCCTGCCCCTCTGGGGAGTGCTCTACGCCCTCAGCCACCCCTTCGCCCAGTGGGTGGCCTTCCGGGCCCTGGGGCTCCAGCCCGGTACCCGTCTTGGCGAGTCCGTCGCCTTCTTCGCCTACGACCTCCCCAAGGTCACCCTCCTCCTGACCCTGGTGGTCTTCGTGGTGACCTTCCTCCAGACCTATGTCCGCCCCGAGCGGGTCCGGTCCCTGCTGGCCGGACGCCGAAGCGGCGTGGGCCAGGCCTTGGCCTCTCTTCTGGGGGTCATCACCCCCTTCTGTTCCTGCTCCGCCGTGCCCCTCTTCATCGGCTTCCTGCGGGCGGGAGTGCCCCTGGGGGTGACCTTCAGCTTCCTGGTGGCGGCCCCCATGGTGAACGAGGTGGCCCTGGGCATGCTCCTGGCCATGTTCGGCTGGAAAATCGCCCTCCTCTACGCCGGGACGGGACTCCTGGTGGCCTTCGTCTCCGGCCTGGTCCTGGGCAGGCTGCGCATGGAGCACCACCTGGAGGGCTGGGTGCGGGAGATCGCCCAGACCCCGCTCGGCGAGTCGGGAGCGGAGGAGCGACCGAGCTTCGACACCCGCCTCTTCCAGGCCCTCCAGGGGGTAAGGGACATCGTGGGCAAGGTCTGGCCCTACATCCTCGCGGGCATCGCCGTGGGCGCCCTGATCCACGGCTTCGTGCCCGAAGGCTTCATGGCCTCCCTCCTGGGGCGCCGCAACTGGTACAGCGTGCCCCTGGCGGTCCTGGTGGGGGTGCCCCTCTATGCCAACGCCGCCTCCATCCTCCCCGTGGTGGAGGCCCTCATGGGCAAGGGCGCCGCCCTGGGCTCCACCCTGGCCTTCATGATGGCCGTCATCGGCCTCTCCCTCCCCGAGAGCATGATCCTCCGCAAGGTCATGCGCCCCCGGCTCATCGCCACCTTCCTGGGCGTGGTCGCCCTGGGCATTCTGGTGGTGGGCTATCTCTTCAACGCCATACTCTAG
- a CDS encoding STAS/SEC14 domain-containing protein has product MTLETVLENAHISVWYDSESGIVRHRIHRHTSGAILREATEAGIELLRRHGACKWLSDDRNNGPLAPEDLAWAHEVFGPRAVAAGWRFWALVTPERAVAHMNMRKFQDTFARLGVAVRTFSDPEEAAEWLRRC; this is encoded by the coding sequence ATGACCCTCGAGACGGTCCTGGAGAACGCCCACATCTCAGTCTGGTACGACTCGGAGTCGGGAATCGTCCGTCACCGGATCCACCGGCACACCAGCGGTGCGATCCTGCGCGAGGCCACGGAGGCCGGGATCGAGCTGCTGAGGAGGCATGGGGCCTGCAAGTGGCTCTCGGATGACCGCAACAACGGCCCTCTGGCGCCGGAGGACCTCGCCTGGGCCCATGAGGTGTTCGGCCCCAGAGCTGTGGCGGCCGGTTGGCGCTTCTGGGCTCTGGTCACGCCGGAGCGGGCTGTGGCCCACATGAACATGCGGAAGTTCCAGGACACGTTCGCGCGGCTCGGGGTGGCAGTCCGGACCTTCAGCGATCCAGAGGAGGCTGCGGAGTGGCTCCGGCGGTGCTGA
- a CDS encoding M48 family metallopeptidase, translating into MSDLPFLQGYPEHLLEQVRQLLIQGTLGERLRRIYGEARHGIQSDRTLNAYAQAIKQQFMENAPPLAGASFDPTISLTHQALGLQTQTTRVQGTRLKSTAHIRIAPLFRDAPEPFLRMVVVHELAHLKEKGHTKSFYQLCRHMEPDYAQLEFDLRLYLTELSTAGATPQPPLDR; encoded by the coding sequence GTGAGCGATCTCCCCTTCCTCCAGGGCTATCCGGAGCACCTCCTGGAGCAGGTCCGACAGCTTCTCATCCAGGGCACCCTGGGTGAGCGGCTACGGCGCATCTATGGAGAGGCCCGCCACGGTATCCAGAGCGACCGGACCCTCAATGCCTATGCCCAAGCCATTAAACAGCAATTCATGGAGAACGCCCCACCCCTGGCCGGGGCCAGCTTCGACCCCACCATCAGCCTCACCCACCAGGCCCTGGGGCTCCAGACCCAGACCACCCGGGTCCAGGGCACCCGCCTGAAGTCTACGGCCCACATCCGCATCGCACCGCTCTTCCGGGACGCCCCGGAGCCTTTCCTGCGCATGGTGGTGGTCCACGAACTGGCCCACCTCAAGGAGAAGGGGCACACCAAGTCCTTCTACCAGCTCTGTCGCCACATGGAGCCGGACTATGCCCAGTTGGAGTTCGACCTGCGGCTCTACCTGACAGAGCTCAGCACCGCCGGAGCCACTCCGCAGCCTCCTCTGGATCGCTGA
- the hydF gene encoding [FeFe] hydrogenase H-cluster maturation GTPase HydF produces MQSTPKSLRLHIGLFGRRNMGKSSLLNAITRQNVSIVSSFAGTTTDPVEKPMELLPLGPVLFVDTAGVDDEGALGELRIERTRAVFDRVDLGLIVSAAGAWGPFEEGMLEALQSRKVPVLVVLNKADLGVPTPAELQALEARGVKVVSASATTGLGLGEVREGLLRLAPADFFDNRRLVADLVPPGEIAVLVVPVDKEAPKGRLILPQVMTIRDLLDGESMALVCQERELHRALGRLKTPPALVVTDSQAFLKVAADVPRDVPMTSFSILMSRFQGDLAEQARGARAIEHLKGGDRILVAETCAHHPVSDDIGRVKIPRWLTQYVGAKLEFEHTQGRDFPADLSPYRLIIHCGNCTGNRREMMSRLHRAREAGVPMTNYGLTIAYSLGIFERALGPFAEVGP; encoded by the coding sequence ATGCAATCCACTCCCAAGTCCCTCCGCCTGCACATCGGCCTCTTCGGTCGGCGCAACATGGGCAAGTCCTCCCTGTTGAACGCCATCACCCGCCAGAACGTCTCCATCGTCTCGTCCTTTGCGGGCACCACCACGGACCCCGTGGAGAAACCCATGGAGCTCCTGCCCCTGGGGCCGGTGCTCTTCGTGGACACCGCCGGGGTGGATGACGAGGGGGCCTTGGGTGAATTGCGCATCGAGCGCACCCGTGCGGTCTTCGACCGGGTGGATCTGGGGCTCATTGTGTCCGCGGCGGGGGCCTGGGGCCCCTTCGAGGAGGGGATGCTGGAGGCCCTCCAGAGCCGGAAGGTGCCTGTCCTGGTGGTCCTCAACAAGGCCGATCTGGGGGTTCCCACCCCGGCGGAGCTGCAGGCCCTCGAAGCCCGGGGAGTGAAGGTGGTGAGCGCATCCGCCACCACCGGCCTGGGCCTGGGAGAGGTGCGGGAGGGGCTGCTGCGCCTGGCCCCGGCGGACTTCTTCGACAACCGGCGTCTGGTGGCGGACTTGGTGCCCCCGGGGGAGATCGCGGTGCTGGTGGTGCCCGTGGACAAGGAGGCCCCCAAGGGGCGTCTGATCCTGCCACAGGTCATGACCATCCGGGATCTCCTGGATGGCGAGTCCATGGCCCTGGTCTGCCAGGAGCGGGAGCTGCATCGCGCCCTGGGGCGACTGAAGACTCCCCCCGCCCTGGTGGTGACGGACTCCCAGGCCTTCCTCAAGGTGGCGGCGGATGTGCCCAGAGATGTGCCCATGACCTCCTTCAGCATCCTCATGAGCCGCTTCCAGGGGGACCTGGCGGAGCAGGCCCGGGGCGCCCGGGCCATTGAACATCTGAAGGGGGGGGATCGCATCCTGGTGGCAGAGACCTGCGCCCACCATCCCGTGAGCGACGACATCGGGCGGGTCAAGATCCCCAGATGGCTCACCCAGTATGTGGGGGCCAAGCTCGAGTTCGAGCACACCCAGGGCCGGGACTTCCCGGCGGACCTGAGCCCCTACAGGCTCATCATCCACTGCGGCAACTGCACCGGGAACCGCCGGGAGATGATGAGCCGCCTCCACCGGGCCCGGGAAGCGGGGGTCCCCATGACCAACTACGGCCTGACCATCGCCTACTCCCTGGGCATCTTCGAGCGGGCCCTGGGACCCTTTGCCGAGGTGGGGCCATGA